The Diorhabda sublineata isolate icDioSubl1.1 chromosome 6, icDioSubl1.1, whole genome shotgun sequence genome includes a window with the following:
- the LOC130445789 gene encoding dual specificity protein phosphatase 23-like: protein MILEDQLRLKLLEVTNAEDYRLMLRNEEDALYPPWFFTYIDKEVTAFAWPQTRGNMEYLWQIGMRHIVTLCPEKIPNINESKFSWTYIPIEECSAPDIEQIFKFIRTIQMCRKHKLPVGVHDRMGLGRTGVMIAIYLMYFYGMTADQAIKNLRYNRPGSLDTPIQEECVKNYRINAEHANNMRLKKITKKNRYFLSFLEGEDKKGTWGLPKKEYVSK from the exons ATGATTTTGGAAGATCAATTACGCTTGAAATTATTAGAAGTTACAAATGCTGAGGATTATCG CTTAATGTTGCGAAATGAAGAAGATGCTTTATATCCACCATGGTTTTTCACCTATATAGATAAAGAAGTAACTGCATTTGCTTGGCCTCAAACTAGGGGTAATATGGAGTACCTTTGGCAAATAG GAATGCGACATATAGTAACTTTGTGCCCAGAAAAAATACCCAATATAAATGAGTCAAAATTCAGTTGGACTTACATACCTATCGAAGAATGTAGTGCTCCTgatattgaacaaattttcaaatttatcagaACAATACAGATGTGCAGAAAACATAAattg ccTGTTGGCGTACACGATCGAATGGGTTTAGGTCGTACCGGAGTAATGATTGCAATCTATCTAATGTATTTCTATGGTATGACAGCTGACCAAGCaatcaaaaatttgagatataatCGTCCAGGTTCTTTGGATACCCCTATACAGGAAGAGTgtgttaaaaattatagaattaatGCCGAACATGCAAATAAtatgagattaaaaaaaatcacaaaaaaaaataggtaTTTTCTAAGTTTTCTTGAGGGGGAAGATAAAAAAGGTACTTGGGGATTACCAAAAAAAGAATATGTTTCAAAATGA